From Chloroflexota bacterium, a single genomic window includes:
- a CDS encoding fibronectin type III domain-containing protein → MFFIDRRWGRNAVRPVLERARHAAFGLWLAGMRSLIRRHGRALRVTGAAPAALLLLAVVVIGGGAPAGAQETEGAGAEIRLSGMVDRITRTIIHQFTVELTNLTATEDYQVLVSSDSAALGIGGCGAVQMRTVTGATARDLTFIMHACAVGEGTVTAAVRRAGANAAEASVSRGVTVEALPEIVIGPTGERIRTTEAAAQGAQAATAQGAQQVGRPDFVRGISFPEADRKATSVKVTWGETPNGGRALTGFGLLFWRKGDTPPAYNRALVKGAGARSHTYTGLQPATTYRFRIHACNGRDSCGYWTNPAKEVTTKPHVGRPAKPHTIRVDEIEQTSARVRWSPDADTGGRALTGFGIRWRVKGTSWPSRAQAPNVPPGDKRYTMSPLTADTTYEVSLQACNGTDSCSAWTQKLEFKTLPVRPPGKPHTIEFPDDKRKPTKVTVTWRAPGDTGGAPLTGFLLMRRTEGTSWPPDSHRAVVGADRREYTFTGLSANTTYEIRIRACNDDDENRCSGWVDGNKVTTRAVGPPTGKHTIGVDQVTDTTARLNWSPDADTGGRPITGFGIRWREVGDDWPTEAQGVVDQNARNYVITGLVRGTMYEVSIQTCNGTDSCSPWTDALEFETTGTSSEPDDTPGPVRDLEITGVGDGTLTVDWKPPASPSDAVTGYKLQSRQSGSSWPSTSTPVTASEKNISGLTNGTKYDVQVQACNGDDCGEWTGPVCGRPGTTTKPEQLAVESVTSRSETLTVTWAPPACVSALTHYEVQAAEDPTPPASPAWPIRGEEVLAGTTEKELGSLTNGTTYLVRVRACNTARTPANDQCGDWSAPSDKAKGTPSERQLPTPVNLDVVPLPQRKALLKWDAVPDATGYIVQLRERGSAWPASVTVDNRTVATSSIEIDLDGILQIIDRSDPLNPKIVPHKGLGDEPAFEFRVQATANNFAPSGHSRHVIIIDTPITSANGHSPGTGATSGKAAITWTSLDTLHTGSLFSGGTYKLRYRRSMYPYFFSGWDPGAFDSAADPASRGEIAASSPTSHTFTRLTRDSIYAIQLLYEKDGRTVFSVRDSYVWPSDDSFGSEGIATFPVDDYPLTTKSSDGRSMEFHYHICTDTFPSSDPEDDWVPFINHAMLQWQHATDELVKMKYARNECIDYTIFLDDLVEEARGIADDLVAALTPRGITPEQIVEAIRSRITVDGKELIKSFKDTGIDGTKLGQDSVSDAQMSEIMMIRDGDWSDEDHVVFAFLKFGGQIGLGGCEGGCAQAEKYGSTTSTDIYLRESYHVTDGHGILQALIQPGAALEIQFNTCPNFNANYHLPYSSIVHEAGHALGLGHPDKSQVKTAIMSYFKPHPPQCAPHPLDVMAIYALYQSKVNR, encoded by the coding sequence ATGTTCTTCATTGATCGTCGTTGGGGCCGAAACGCCGTGCGTCCCGTTCTGGAGCGGGCCCGCCATGCGGCATTTGGGTTGTGGCTGGCGGGGATGCGGAGCCTGATCCGGCGCCACGGGCGGGCGCTGCGGGTGACCGGCGCGGCGCCGGCGGCGCTGCTTCTGCTGGCCGTGGTCGTCATCGGCGGTGGGGCGCCGGCGGGGGCGCAGGAGACGGAGGGCGCGGGGGCCGAGATCCGGCTCAGCGGCATGGTCGACCGGATCACCCGAACGATTATCCACCAATTCACGGTGGAGCTGACCAATCTGACCGCGACCGAGGACTATCAGGTCCTCGTGTCGAGCGACAGCGCCGCCCTCGGGATCGGCGGATGCGGGGCGGTGCAGATGCGGACCGTGACGGGTGCGACGGCGCGGGACCTCACGTTCATCATGCATGCCTGCGCGGTGGGTGAGGGGACGGTGACGGCGGCGGTGCGGCGGGCGGGGGCCAATGCCGCGGAGGCGTCGGTGAGCCGGGGCGTGACGGTGGAGGCGCTGCCGGAGATCGTGATTGGGCCAACGGGGGAGCGGATTCGGACGACGGAGGCGGCGGCGCAGGGGGCGCAGGCGGCGACGGCGCAGGGGGCGCAGCAGGTGGGGCGCCCGGACTTTGTGCGGGGGATCAGCTTTCCCGAGGCCGACCGCAAAGCCACGTCGGTGAAGGTGACGTGGGGCGAGACCCCGAACGGCGGGCGGGCGCTGACGGGGTTTGGGCTGCTGTTCTGGCGCAAAGGCGACACGCCGCCGGCGTACAACCGCGCGCTGGTGAAGGGGGCGGGGGCGCGGAGCCATACGTATACGGGGCTGCAGCCCGCCACGACCTACCGGTTCCGCATCCACGCGTGCAACGGGCGGGACAGCTGCGGCTATTGGACCAACCCGGCCAAGGAGGTGACCACAAAGCCGCACGTGGGGCGTCCGGCCAAGCCGCATACGATCCGCGTGGATGAGATCGAGCAGACCTCGGCGCGGGTCAGGTGGAGCCCGGACGCCGACACGGGGGGACGCGCGCTCACCGGCTTCGGCATCCGGTGGCGGGTGAAGGGGACGTCCTGGCCGAGCCGGGCCCAAGCGCCGAATGTCCCCCCGGGCGACAAGCGCTACACCATGAGCCCGCTGACCGCCGACACGACCTATGAAGTCAGCCTCCAGGCCTGTAACGGCACGGATAGCTGCTCGGCCTGGACCCAAAAGCTTGAGTTCAAGACGCTGCCTGTGCGTCCCCCCGGCAAGCCGCATACGATCGAGTTTCCCGACGACAAGCGGAAGCCGACGAAGGTCACGGTGACGTGGCGCGCCCCCGGGGACACGGGGGGCGCGCCGCTGACCGGCTTCCTGCTGATGCGGCGCACCGAGGGCACGTCGTGGCCGCCGGACTCCCACCGGGCGGTGGTGGGGGCCGACCGCCGGGAGTACACCTTCACCGGGCTCAGTGCCAACACGACCTATGAGATCCGCATCCGGGCCTGCAACGACGACGACGAGAACCGCTGCTCGGGGTGGGTGGACGGGAACAAGGTGACGACCCGGGCGGTGGGCCCGCCGACGGGGAAGCACACGATCGGCGTGGATCAGGTGACGGACACCACGGCGCGCCTCAATTGGAGTCCCGACGCGGACACGGGGGGGCGCCCGATCACCGGCTTCGGCATCCGGTGGCGGGAGGTGGGCGACGACTGGCCGACCGAGGCCCAGGGAGTGGTGGACCAGAACGCGCGGAACTACGTCATAACGGGGCTGGTGCGCGGCACGATGTATGAAGTCAGCATCCAGACCTGCAACGGCACGGATAGCTGCTCACCCTGGACCGACGCACTCGAGTTTGAGACGACTGGCACCAGTAGCGAGCCCGACGACACCCCGGGGCCGGTGCGCGATCTGGAGATCACGGGTGTCGGGGACGGCACGCTGACCGTGGACTGGAAGCCTCCAGCCAGTCCCAGCGACGCGGTGACGGGCTACAAGTTGCAGTCCAGGCAATCCGGCAGCTCCTGGCCGAGCACCTCGACGCCCGTCACCGCCTCGGAAAAGAACATCTCCGGGCTCACCAATGGCACGAAGTATGACGTGCAGGTGCAAGCCTGCAATGGGGACGATTGCGGCGAATGGACGGGGCCGGTCTGCGGCAGGCCGGGAACCACGACGAAACCGGAGCAGTTGGCCGTTGAGAGTGTCACCAGCCGCAGTGAGACTCTGACGGTGACGTGGGCCCCGCCGGCCTGCGTCTCGGCGCTCACGCATTACGAGGTGCAGGCGGCAGAAGACCCAACCCCACCGGCGTCGCCGGCGTGGCCGATTCGCGGCGAGGAGGTTCTCGCCGGCACCACCGAGAAGGAACTGGGATCGCTGACCAATGGCACCACGTATCTGGTGCGGGTGCGCGCCTGCAACACGGCCAGAACACCAGCCAACGACCAATGCGGCGACTGGTCCGCGCCATCCGACAAAGCGAAAGGCACGCCGTCGGAACGTCAGTTACCGACGCCCGTGAACCTCGACGTGGTGCCGTTGCCCCAGCGTAAAGCGCTCCTGAAATGGGACGCGGTCCCAGACGCCACCGGATATATCGTTCAGCTTCGAGAACGTGGGTCGGCGTGGCCCGCGTCAGTGACAGTTGACAACCGAACCGTAGCCACATCTTCTATCGAGATTGATCTCGATGGCATCTTGCAGATAATCGATCGTTCGGATCCTCTGAACCCCAAGATTGTCCCGCATAAGGGCCTCGGGGATGAGCCGGCCTTTGAGTTCAGGGTGCAAGCAACGGCTAACAACTTTGCCCCAAGTGGTCACAGCCGGCATGTGATTATCATCGACACGCCGATAACTTCCGCCAACGGACATAGCCCCGGAACCGGCGCCACATCAGGTAAGGCGGCTATCACATGGACAAGTCTGGATACGTTGCATACCGGGTCTTTGTTTTCTGGAGGAACTTATAAGCTAAGGTATCGACGATCCATGTACCCATACTTCTTTTCTGGATGGGATCCTGGAGCATTTGATTCCGCTGCTGATCCGGCAAGTCGTGGAGAAATAGCGGCCAGCTCACCCACGTCACACACCTTCACTCGTCTCACGCGTGATTCCATCTACGCCATTCAGCTCCTCTACGAAAAAGATGGTCGCACGGTATTTTCCGTGCGCGATAGCTATGTGTGGCCATCGGACGATTCGTTTGGGTCAGAAGGCATTGCGACATTTCCGGTTGATGACTATCCGCTTACGACCAAGTCGAGTGATGGCAGAAGTATGGAATTCCATTATCACATCTGTACTGATACATTCCCTTCGTCTGATCCAGAAGACGATTGGGTGCCGTTTATCAATCACGCCATGCTCCAATGGCAGCATGCGACTGACGAGTTGGTGAAGATGAAATATGCGAGAAATGAATGTATCGACTACACTATTTTCCTTGATGATCTAGTAGAGGAAGCGCGCGGCATTGCCGATGACTTAGTTGCCGCGCTGACACCAAGGGGAATTACGCCAGAACAGATAGTTGAGGCTATTAGGAGTAGGATAACTGTAGATGGCAAAGAGCTTATTAAAAGCTTCAAAGACACTGGTATCGATGGAACCAAGCTCGGTCAAGACTCTGTGTCTGATGCACAGATGAGTGAAATTATGATGATACGAGATGGTGATTGGTCTGACGAAGATCACGTGGTGTTTGCATTCTTGAAATTTGGCGGACAGATTGGCCTCGGCGGCTGCGAGGGCGGGTGTGCGCAGGCGGAGAAGTACGGATCTACGACAAGTACTGATATCTACCTGCGTGAAAGCTATCACGTAACGGATGGTCACGGCATTCTTCAGGCCTTGATTCAACCTGGAGCGGCTCTCGAGATCCAGTTCAATACGTGTCCGAACTTCAACGCAAACTACCATCTTCCGTATAGCTCAATCGTGCATGAAGCCGGTCATGCGCTAGGCCTTGGCCACCCTGATAAAAGTCAGGTGAAGACGGCGATCATGAGCTATTTCAAGCCGCATCCGCCGCAATGTGCACCGCATCCGTTGGACGTGATGGCGATATACGCGCTCTATCAGAGCAAGGTGAACCGATGA
- a CDS encoding aldolase/citrate lyase family protein, translating into MSSYAVRPAINHQSNPVTRALREGRVVLGACSISFASPPVAQIFGSAGFHFYYIDMEHGQPGYPELATICMASKLTGMVPIAGTTCVEDHLIARPLDAGAMGVIVPHVETAEHAAMAVRYSKYPPEGKRGVLTAGVHTEFAEPDCAELTAGQNREVLTAVKVESGLGIENIDEIAATPGLDAILIGRTDLSATIGIPGQIHHPEVRNSVERMLDAVKRHGIAGGPHIGSIDESLEWADKGATFMSYGYDGDMLMQASKQFVGGVRDLLGDRLLDG; encoded by the coding sequence ATGAGCAGCTACGCCGTCCGACCCGCGATCAACCATCAATCAAACCCCGTGACGCGGGCCCTGCGCGAAGGCCGCGTGGTCCTGGGGGCGTGCAGTATCTCGTTTGCGTCCCCGCCCGTGGCCCAGATCTTCGGGTCGGCGGGATTCCACTTCTACTACATCGACATGGAGCACGGGCAGCCGGGCTATCCGGAGCTGGCGACGATCTGCATGGCGTCGAAGCTCACCGGGATGGTTCCGATTGCCGGCACGACCTGCGTGGAGGACCACCTGATCGCCCGCCCGCTAGACGCGGGGGCCATGGGGGTGATCGTGCCGCACGTCGAGACGGCCGAGCATGCGGCCATGGCCGTGCGCTACAGCAAGTACCCGCCCGAGGGGAAGCGCGGCGTGCTGACGGCCGGCGTGCACACGGAGTTCGCCGAGCCGGACTGCGCCGAGCTGACCGCAGGGCAGAACCGCGAGGTCCTGACCGCCGTGAAGGTGGAGAGCGGCCTCGGCATCGAGAACATTGACGAGATCGCCGCGACGCCCGGCCTGGACGCCATCCTCATCGGCCGCACCGACCTTTCGGCCACCATCGGTATTCCGGGACAGATTCACCACCCGGAAGTTAGGAACTCCGTCGAGCGTATGCTCGACGCGGTCAAGCGCCACGGCATCGCCGGCGGTCCACACATCGGGTCGATCGATGAGTCGCTCGAATGGGCCGACAAGGGCGCGACCTTCATGAGCTATGGGTACGACGGCGACATGCTCATGCAGGCGTCGAAGCAGTTCGTCGGCGGCGTGCGCGACCTGCTGGGAGACCGGCTGCTGGACGGCTAG
- a CDS encoding D-2-hydroxyacid dehydrogenase — protein MIDPPLQVVATFDAHGVAEALEDVPGVRLAAVGDVDAVGPHVPTADVLLVGDFDAAMLARAERLRWVHAASGGVESMLFPAFVDSPIPFSCSKGVFDTPGAEHALASMLGFARNLIYDVQHRPARDYVYGSPTELRGKTLGIAGLGRIGRELARLAQAFGMRVIALRRSDGVEHPHVDEMLHRDELPRLLRASDYVAVAVPNTPETRQLIGAAELALMKPTAYLIDVSGRDAIYDLDALADALRGGRLAGASLQIAPPPDDSPLWDIDTFHLSFHRATSSEEERRWLDLFTENIRRFQAGEPLHSLVDKHAGY, from the coding sequence ATGATTGATCCACCGCTCCAAGTCGTCGCCACCTTCGATGCGCACGGCGTGGCCGAGGCGCTGGAGGACGTGCCGGGCGTGCGTCTCGCTGCCGTGGGGGATGTGGACGCCGTCGGGCCCCACGTCCCGACGGCCGACGTGCTGCTCGTCGGGGACTTCGACGCAGCCATGCTCGCCCGGGCCGAACGGCTGCGCTGGGTGCACGCGGCCTCGGGCGGCGTCGAGAGCATGTTGTTCCCGGCGTTTGTGGACAGCCCCATTCCCTTCTCCTGCTCCAAGGGCGTGTTCGACACGCCGGGCGCCGAGCACGCCCTGGCCTCGATGCTCGGCTTCGCCCGCAACCTGATCTACGACGTGCAGCACCGCCCCGCGCGCGACTACGTCTACGGCTCGCCGACCGAGCTGCGTGGCAAGACTCTCGGGATCGCCGGGCTCGGTCGCATCGGGCGCGAGCTTGCCCGCCTGGCGCAGGCCTTCGGCATGCGCGTGATCGCCCTGCGTCGCTCCGACGGTGTCGAGCATCCGCACGTTGACGAGATGCTGCACCGGGACGAGTTGCCGCGCCTGCTCCGCGCATCCGACTACGTCGCGGTGGCGGTCCCAAACACGCCTGAGACCCGGCAGTTGATCGGCGCGGCGGAACTCGCGCTGATGAAACCCACGGCCTATCTGATCGACGTTTCCGGGCGCGACGCCATCTACGACCTGGACGCCCTGGCCGACGCCCTGCGCGGCGGGCGACTCGCCGGCGCCAGCCTGCAGATCGCCCCGCCTCCGGACGACTCGCCACTCTGGGACATCGACACGTTCCACCTCTCGTTCCACCGGGCCACCTCGTCGGAAGAAGAGCGTCGCTGGCTCGATCTCTTCACCGAGAACATCCGCCGGTTCCAGGCTGGCGAGCCGCTGCACAGCCTGGTCGACAAGCACGCGGGGTACTGA
- a CDS encoding Gfo/Idh/MocA family oxidoreductase — protein sequence MSDQLRLAMLGAKHGHARTKTRWLRDTPDIDLVGIYEPSLEFRADRETTPEYQHITWIDDIDDVLGDASIDGIVIGGAEVENPSYARRSLAAGKHVLMEKACGWTKAHADELIGTAQQKGLLFQVGYNFRPLPPFRRVIDMVRAGDFGTVHLVRAHMGSPFSADVLPRQLGGPYFRGGAFYNLGCHALDMVMAVAGTPDAVHPFRRQVRSESQAQDYYDLNIVVLEYPKTLASIELSFLETENRRPRSFEVYGSEAQAIVTPFMIAGDRVPSAAIHTGGPGAGADGWHIHGADPFEPFRADIDEFAACIRGEKEPWIDYAHDLAVQHTLMDICGESDVEELHS from the coding sequence ATGAGCGACCAACTCCGCCTGGCCATGCTCGGCGCCAAGCACGGGCACGCGCGCACCAAGACGCGTTGGCTGCGAGACACCCCCGACATCGACCTGGTCGGCATCTACGAGCCCAGCCTCGAGTTCCGCGCCGACCGCGAGACCACGCCCGAATACCAGCACATCACCTGGATCGACGACATCGACGACGTGCTCGGCGATGCGTCCATCGATGGCATTGTCATCGGCGGGGCCGAGGTCGAGAATCCGTCCTACGCCCGCCGGTCCCTCGCCGCCGGCAAGCACGTCCTCATGGAGAAGGCCTGCGGCTGGACTAAGGCCCACGCGGACGAGCTCATCGGCACGGCCCAGCAAAAGGGCCTGCTTTTCCAGGTCGGCTACAACTTCCGTCCGCTGCCGCCGTTTCGCCGCGTGATCGACATGGTCCGCGCCGGCGATTTCGGCACGGTGCACCTCGTGCGCGCGCACATGGGCTCGCCGTTCAGCGCCGACGTGCTCCCGCGTCAGCTTGGCGGTCCCTACTTCCGCGGCGGCGCCTTCTATAACCTCGGCTGCCACGCGCTCGACATGGTGATGGCCGTCGCCGGCACGCCCGACGCCGTCCACCCGTTCAGGCGCCAGGTGCGGTCCGAGTCCCAGGCGCAGGACTACTACGACCTCAACATCGTCGTGCTGGAGTATCCCAAGACGCTCGCCTCGATCGAGCTGAGCTTCCTGGAGACCGAGAACCGGCGTCCGCGCAGCTTCGAGGTCTACGGTTCGGAGGCCCAGGCCATCGTGACGCCGTTCATGATCGCCGGCGACCGCGTGCCGTCAGCGGCGATCCACACCGGCGGCCCCGGTGCCGGTGCCGACGGCTGGCACATCCACGGCGCCGATCCCTTCGAGCCGTTCCGGGCCGACATCGACGAGTTTGCGGCGTGCATCCGCGGCGAGAAGGAGCCGTGGATCGACTACGCGCACGACCTGGCCGTGCAGCACACGCTCATGGACATTTGCGGCGAGAGCGACGTGGAGGAGCTCCACAGCTAG
- a CDS encoding sulfatase-like hydrolase/transferase: protein MANQQRPNFLFITTDQQRWDAMGHNNPHIRTPAMDSLARDGMRFDRAYPTNAICMPARASMITGRSQRGHQVFDHAVNMSESIPVLGDSLRAAGYTTALIGKAHFKTADLEDVLPDEPPPGAPVSDEDGLWYGPYFGFDYTEIHTGHAYPAGHWRVWLERNHPEGLRLWRQDQALEEPSGAFASWKNSIPAEWHYTHWTADRTIEWLRRRDDDQPFFLWMSFADPHQPFAPPQPYCDMYDPAAMPPAVPREDVSRKPPAYQWARDGMPYGGYNTHVGWSGDHFGEIVAHYYGLTTFIDDVMARVLAELDRLGLRDSTHVVFTSDHGEGLNDHGVAAKPMMSYEAVNRVPFLWRHPPTVAAGSKYDSVTTHLDITPTVLDLAGAEPLLGMEGRSFAPLLRGETDTHRDAVIVERITVMGGGGRRLLDSKQPSRGPGVGSWPQSHDQPFEIRVKMLVTDRWKLLHYGGQPYGELYDVVNDPEDINNLWDEPEYADVRRELTDRLLAELIDSELGDAAAIRKAQALGGALRDQRLVEGQPEARASLEGRTRGM from the coding sequence ATGGCGAATCAGCAGCGTCCGAATTTCCTCTTCATCACCACCGACCAGCAACGCTGGGACGCCATGGGGCACAACAACCCCCATATCCGCACGCCGGCCATGGACTCGCTGGCGCGCGACGGGATGCGGTTCGACCGCGCCTATCCGACGAACGCCATCTGCATGCCGGCCCGGGCCAGCATGATCACGGGCCGCAGCCAGCGCGGGCACCAAGTGTTCGATCACGCGGTGAACATGAGTGAGTCGATCCCGGTGCTGGGCGATTCGCTGCGGGCGGCCGGATATACGACGGCCCTGATCGGCAAGGCGCACTTCAAGACCGCCGACCTGGAGGACGTGTTGCCGGACGAGCCGCCGCCCGGCGCGCCGGTCAGCGACGAGGATGGGCTGTGGTACGGGCCGTATTTCGGCTTCGACTACACGGAGATTCACACCGGCCACGCCTACCCCGCCGGTCATTGGCGTGTGTGGCTGGAGCGCAATCATCCCGAGGGCCTGCGCCTCTGGCGGCAGGACCAGGCGCTGGAGGAGCCCAGCGGCGCCTTCGCCAGCTGGAAGAACTCGATTCCGGCCGAGTGGCACTACACGCATTGGACGGCCGATCGCACCATCGAGTGGCTGCGTCGGCGCGACGACGATCAGCCATTCTTCCTCTGGATGTCGTTTGCCGACCCGCACCAGCCGTTCGCTCCGCCGCAGCCCTACTGCGACATGTACGACCCGGCGGCGATGCCGCCGGCGGTGCCGCGCGAGGACGTGAGCCGCAAGCCGCCGGCCTATCAGTGGGCCCGCGACGGCATGCCATACGGCGGCTACAACACTCACGTCGGCTGGTCGGGCGACCACTTCGGCGAGATCGTGGCGCACTACTACGGTCTCACCACCTTCATCGACGACGTGATGGCCCGCGTGTTGGCGGAACTCGACCGGTTGGGTCTGCGCGACTCCACCCACGTCGTGTTCACCTCGGATCACGGCGAAGGTCTCAATGACCACGGCGTGGCGGCGAAGCCGATGATGTCTTACGAGGCCGTCAATCGGGTGCCCTTCCTCTGGCGGCACCCACCGACGGTGGCTGCGGGCAGCAAGTACGACAGCGTGACGACGCACCTCGACATCACCCCAACCGTGCTCGATCTCGCGGGGGCCGAACCGTTGCTCGGAATGGAAGGCCGCTCGTTCGCACCGCTCTTGCGCGGCGAAACCGACACCCACCGCGACGCGGTGATCGTGGAGCGCATCACGGTGATGGGCGGCGGCGGCCGGCGATTGTTGGACTCGAAGCAACCGAGTCGCGGTCCGGGCGTCGGCAGCTGGCCGCAGAGCCACGACCAGCCGTTCGAGATTCGGGTCAAGATGCTGGTGACCGACCGTTGGAAGCTGCTGCACTACGGCGGGCAGCCTTACGGCGAGCTCTACGACGTGGTCAACGACCCGGAGGACATCAACAACCTGTGGGACGAGCCCGAGTACGCGGACGTGCGGCGCGAGCTAACCGACCGCCTGTTGGCGGAGCTGATCGACTCGGAGCTGGGCGACGCCGCGGCGATTCGCAAGGCGCAGGCGCTGGGCGGGGCGCTACGCGATCAGCGCCTCGTCGAGGGCCAGCCCGAGGCGCGCGCCTCGCTGGAGGGTCGCACGCGCGGCATGTAG